The following are encoded together in the Micromonospora lupini genome:
- a CDS encoding zinc-binding dehydrogenase, with translation MPIMRAAFASRFDDADPLAALTVGEQPEPPHPEDDWVTVQVRATSLNHHDLWSLRGVGLTEGQLPMILGCDAVGVDADGNEMVVYPVVVTPGDPRGISILSEHFAGTLAERVAVPRSNLIPLPDGMAATDAACLPTAWLTAWRMLTTKGRVADADSVLVQGAGGGVATAAVALALAMGKRVYATSRDAAKRERITALGAIALEAGARLPERVDVVIETVGAATFDHSLKSAAPMARIVVSGATAGHQPSVNLRRVFAMQLEILGTSMGTPGELYELLAFCAENEVRPVIDSVVPFSRVEDAFARLHSGDAFGKVVIDHTA, from the coding sequence GTGCCGATCATGCGTGCCGCCTTCGCCTCCCGTTTCGACGACGCCGATCCGCTCGCCGCCCTCACCGTCGGTGAGCAGCCCGAGCCGCCCCACCCCGAGGACGACTGGGTGACCGTGCAGGTGCGGGCCACCTCGCTCAACCACCACGACCTCTGGTCGCTGCGCGGGGTGGGCCTCACCGAGGGCCAGTTGCCGATGATCCTCGGCTGCGACGCGGTAGGCGTGGACGCCGACGGCAACGAGATGGTCGTCTACCCGGTGGTCGTCACACCCGGTGACCCGCGCGGGATCTCCATCCTGTCCGAGCACTTCGCCGGGACCCTCGCCGAGCGGGTCGCCGTACCCCGGTCGAACCTGATCCCACTGCCCGACGGCATGGCGGCGACCGACGCGGCGTGCCTGCCCACGGCCTGGCTGACCGCGTGGCGGATGCTGACCACCAAGGGCCGCGTCGCGGACGCCGACAGCGTGCTCGTGCAGGGCGCGGGCGGCGGCGTCGCCACCGCCGCCGTCGCGCTCGCCCTCGCGATGGGCAAGCGGGTGTACGCGACCAGCCGGGACGCCGCCAAGCGGGAACGGATCACCGCGCTCGGGGCGATCGCCCTGGAGGCCGGCGCCCGGCTGCCGGAGCGGGTCGACGTGGTGATCGAGACGGTGGGCGCGGCGACGTTCGACCACTCGTTGAAGTCGGCCGCGCCGATGGCCCGGATCGTGGTCTCCGGCGCCACCGCCGGCCACCAGCCGTCGGTGAACCTGCGCCGGGTCTTCGCCATGCAGTTGGAGATCCTGGGCACCTCGATGGGCACGCCGGGGGAGCTGTACGAGCTGCTGGCGTTCTGCGCCGAGAACGAGGTCCGCCCGGTGATCGACAGTGTGGTCCCGTTCAGCCGGGTCGAGGACGCCTTCGCCCGCCTGCACTCCGGCGACGCCTTCGGCAAGGTCGTCATCGACCACACCGCCTGA
- a CDS encoding phosphoadenylyl-sulfate reductase → MSLVSAASLRLVGPGAQTSTDPAGRGPDELRTLAEQAARDLEGAPALEIAGWAAQTFGDRFCVTSSMADAVLAHLVSRVAPGVDVVFLDTGLHFPETLRVRDEVARTLPVNVRSIRPRLTVGQQDGQYGPRLFNKSPDDCCQLRKVEPLERALSGYDAWAAGLRRDESPTRANTPVVTFDARRGKVKVNPIAAWSQQDVDAYIARWNVPVNELFKQGYGSIGCWPCTRRTKAGEDPRAGRWAMFEKTECGLHV, encoded by the coding sequence ATGAGCCTCGTGTCCGCCGCGAGCCTGCGCCTGGTCGGCCCGGGCGCGCAGACGTCGACCGACCCGGCCGGGCGCGGCCCGGACGAGCTGCGGACGCTTGCCGAGCAGGCCGCTCGCGACCTGGAGGGCGCCCCCGCCCTGGAGATCGCCGGCTGGGCGGCGCAGACCTTCGGTGACCGCTTCTGCGTGACCAGCTCGATGGCCGACGCCGTCCTGGCCCACCTGGTGTCCCGGGTGGCCCCGGGCGTGGACGTGGTCTTCCTCGACACCGGTCTGCACTTCCCGGAGACGCTGCGGGTCCGCGACGAGGTGGCCCGGACGCTGCCGGTGAACGTCCGGTCCATCCGGCCCCGGCTCACCGTCGGCCAGCAGGACGGCCAGTACGGCCCGCGACTGTTCAACAAGTCGCCGGACGACTGCTGCCAGCTGCGCAAGGTGGAGCCGCTGGAGCGGGCGCTGTCCGGGTACGACGCCTGGGCCGCCGGCCTGCGCCGGGACGAGTCGCCGACCCGCGCCAACACGCCTGTGGTGACGTTCGACGCGCGGCGCGGCAAGGTCAAGGTCAACCCGATCGCGGCCTGGTCGCAGCAGGATGTGGACGCCTACATCGCCCGCTGGAACGTCCCGGTCAACGAGCTGTTCAAGCAGGGCTACGGCTCGATCGGCTGCTGGCCGTGCACCCGACGGACGAAGGCCGGCGAGGACCCGCGGGCCGGCCGGTGGGCCATGTTCGAGAAGACCGAGTGCGGGCTGCACGTCTGA
- a CDS encoding diacylglycerol/lipid kinase family protein, whose amino-acid sequence MRAVLVVNPKATTTSERSRDVLVRALRSEVDLSVRYTRRRGHAMALAREAAAEGVDLVVTLGGDGTVNEVVNGLMTAEPPAGAEGASMADRLPALATVPGGSTNVFARALGLPREWPEATSMILEGLRLGRQRTVGLGRADDRYFTFCAGFGLDAAVIHRVEQARRKGRVSTPGLYLRSIMGQYFFASDRRHPAISLERPGEPVEGELATVIIQNTAPWTYLGDREINPNPSASFDLGLDVLALRQLRVASTTRTVTQFASRKPDPRGRQVLRLHDTAEFTLLSSRPQAFQLDGDYLGEREKVRFASIPAALRVIC is encoded by the coding sequence ATGCGGGCCGTCCTGGTGGTCAATCCGAAGGCCACCACCACCAGCGAACGCAGCCGGGACGTGCTTGTCCGGGCGCTGCGCAGTGAAGTCGACCTCAGTGTGCGTTACACCCGTCGCCGGGGGCACGCCATGGCGCTGGCCCGGGAGGCCGCCGCCGAGGGGGTCGATCTCGTCGTCACCCTGGGTGGTGACGGCACCGTGAACGAGGTGGTGAACGGCCTGATGACCGCCGAACCACCGGCCGGCGCCGAGGGCGCCTCGATGGCCGACCGGCTGCCGGCGCTGGCCACCGTGCCGGGCGGTTCGACGAATGTGTTCGCCCGCGCGCTGGGCCTGCCCCGGGAATGGCCGGAGGCGACCAGCATGATCCTCGAAGGGCTGCGCCTGGGCCGGCAGCGCACGGTCGGGCTGGGCCGAGCGGACGACCGCTACTTCACCTTCTGCGCCGGCTTCGGCCTGGACGCCGCGGTGATCCACCGGGTGGAGCAGGCCCGGCGGAAGGGTCGGGTCTCCACCCCCGGGCTCTACCTGCGCTCGATCATGGGCCAGTACTTCTTCGCCTCGGACCGGCGGCACCCGGCGATCAGCCTGGAGCGTCCGGGCGAGCCGGTGGAGGGCGAGCTGGCCACTGTCATCATCCAGAACACGGCCCCGTGGACGTACCTGGGCGACCGTGAGATCAACCCGAACCCGTCGGCGTCGTTCGACCTCGGGCTCGACGTGTTGGCGTTGCGTCAGCTCCGGGTGGCTAGCACAACACGGACAGTGACGCAGTTCGCATCCCGCAAGCCGGATCCGCGTGGACGTCAGGTGTTACGACTCCATGACACGGCGGAGTTCACCCTGCTCTCCAGCCGTCCGCAGGCGTTCCAGCTCGACGGCGACTATCTTGGCGAGCGGGAGAAAGTCAGATTCGCATCCATTCCGGCCGCACTCAGAGTAATCTGCTAG
- the sodN gene encoding superoxide dismutase, Ni, whose translation MRLPRILAPRVTASAHCDLPCGVYDPAQARIEAESVKMICEKYQANTDPEFRTRAVIIKEQRAELVKHHLWVLWTDYFKAPHFEKYPNLHTLFNEATKLAGATGVKGSLDPATADKLLAKIDEIAKIFWETKKA comes from the coding sequence ATGCGACTTCCGCGCATCCTTGCGCCCCGCGTCACCGCGAGCGCTCACTGCGACCTGCCGTGCGGCGTCTACGACCCGGCCCAGGCCCGGATCGAGGCCGAGTCGGTCAAAATGATCTGCGAGAAGTACCAGGCGAACACCGACCCGGAGTTCCGCACCCGAGCGGTCATCATCAAGGAGCAGCGCGCCGAGCTGGTCAAGCACCACCTGTGGGTGCTCTGGACCGACTACTTCAAGGCGCCGCACTTCGAGAAGTACCCGAACCTGCACACCCTGTTCAACGAGGCCACCAAGCTCGCCGGCGCCACTGGCGTCAAGGGCAGCCTCGACCCGGCCACCGCCGACAAGCTCCTCGCGAAGATCGACGAGATCGCGAAGATCTTCTGGGAGACCAAGAAGGCGTGA
- a CDS encoding nitrite/sulfite reductase gives MAVSSIPARSEDPTARPARAPRKPRGEGQWALGHREPLNPNERIKKDDDPLNVRARIENIYAHRGFASIDPQDLRGRFRWWGLYTQRKAGIDGGRTAVLEPHELEDEFFMLRVRIDGGQLSLAQLRVIADISREFARDTADITDRQNIQFHWIRVEDMPEIWRRLESVGLQTTEACGDCPRIVLGSPVAGVARDELLDPTPAIDEIVARYVGDKQFSNLPRKFKTSISWLVDTPYESNDIALLGVDHPEHGPGFDVWVGGGLSTNPMLAKRLGVWVPLAEVPDVWAGVVGIFRDYGYRRLRNRARLKFLVADWGVERFREVLEKEYLGRTLLDGPAPELPAKPVDHVGVHEQADGRHYVGAAPVVGRVSGGQLAQLADVVEAHGSDRVRLTPYQKLLVLDVPSERTESLVDALRGIGLEARPSAWRRGTMACTGIEYCKLAIVETKARGEELVARLEQRLRDFDADISIHINGCPNACARTQVADIGLKGQLVVGPDGRQVEGFQVHLGGGLGMAQGQTAGFGRKLRGLKTTAEELPEYVERLARRYLAGRSAGETFANWVIRVDEEELR, from the coding sequence ATGGCGGTCAGCAGCATCCCGGCCCGTTCCGAGGACCCGACGGCTCGCCCGGCCCGAGCGCCGCGCAAGCCACGGGGTGAGGGTCAGTGGGCGCTCGGCCACCGCGAGCCGCTCAACCCCAACGAGCGGATCAAGAAGGACGACGACCCGCTCAACGTCCGGGCCCGGATCGAGAACATCTACGCGCACCGCGGCTTCGCCTCCATCGACCCGCAGGATCTGCGCGGTCGTTTCCGCTGGTGGGGCCTCTACACCCAGCGCAAGGCGGGCATCGACGGCGGGCGTACCGCAGTGCTGGAGCCGCACGAGCTGGAGGACGAGTTCTTCATGCTCCGGGTCCGCATCGACGGCGGTCAGCTCAGCCTGGCCCAGCTGCGGGTGATCGCGGACATCTCCCGGGAGTTCGCCCGGGACACCGCCGACATCACCGACCGGCAGAACATCCAGTTCCACTGGATCCGCGTCGAGGACATGCCGGAGATCTGGCGTCGGCTGGAGTCGGTCGGCCTGCAGACCACCGAGGCGTGCGGCGACTGCCCACGGATCGTGCTGGGCAGCCCGGTCGCCGGGGTGGCCCGCGACGAGCTGCTCGACCCGACCCCGGCGATCGACGAGATCGTCGCCCGGTACGTCGGCGACAAGCAGTTCTCCAACCTGCCCCGCAAGTTCAAGACGTCCATCTCCTGGCTGGTCGACACCCCGTACGAGTCGAACGACATCGCTCTCCTCGGTGTCGACCACCCCGAGCACGGCCCCGGCTTCGACGTCTGGGTCGGTGGGGGTCTGTCCACCAACCCGATGCTCGCCAAGCGGCTCGGTGTCTGGGTGCCGCTGGCCGAGGTCCCGGACGTGTGGGCCGGCGTGGTCGGGATCTTCCGCGACTACGGCTACCGCAGGCTGCGCAACCGGGCCCGGCTGAAGTTCCTGGTGGCCGACTGGGGCGTGGAGCGGTTCCGGGAGGTCCTGGAGAAGGAGTACCTGGGCCGTACGCTGCTCGACGGTCCGGCGCCGGAGCTGCCGGCGAAGCCTGTCGACCACGTGGGCGTGCACGAGCAGGCCGACGGGCGGCACTACGTGGGCGCCGCCCCGGTGGTCGGGCGGGTCTCCGGTGGGCAGCTCGCCCAACTGGCAGACGTGGTCGAGGCGCACGGCAGTGACCGGGTGCGGCTCACCCCGTACCAGAAACTGCTGGTGCTCGACGTGCCGTCGGAGCGGACGGAGTCGCTTGTCGACGCGCTGCGCGGGATCGGGCTGGAGGCCCGGCCGTCGGCCTGGCGACGCGGCACGATGGCGTGCACCGGCATCGAGTACTGCAAGCTGGCAATCGTCGAGACGAAGGCCCGCGGCGAGGAGCTGGTGGCCCGGCTGGAGCAGCGGCTGCGCGACTTCGACGCGGACATCTCGATCCACATCAACGGCTGCCCGAACGCGTGCGCCCGCACCCAGGTCGCCGACATCGGCCTCAAGGGTCAGCTGGTGGTCGGCCCGGACGGCCGACAGGTCGAGGGCTTCCAGGTGCACCTGGGCGGCGGCCTGGGCATGGCCCAGGGCCAGACCGCCGGTTTCGGCCGCAAGCTGCGCGGCCTGAAGACCACTGCCGAAGAGCTTCCGGAGTACGTGGAACGGCTGGCCCGTCGCTACCTGGCCGGGCGGAGCGCGGGCGAGACGTTCGCCAACTGGGTGATCAGAGTCGACGAGGAGGAACTGCGGTGA
- a CDS encoding ATP-binding protein yields MTQLTGQPATDDDVVHLTVPADGGYLGVLRTATAGLAARLQFALDEIEDLRIAVDEACAMLLAIATRDAELECRFSVTNDALTVEVTVPTVRGATLPAESSFAWKVLTALTTSASATATDGRATISLLTRRSGGY; encoded by the coding sequence GTGACTCAACTGACCGGCCAGCCAGCGACCGACGACGACGTGGTGCACCTCACGGTGCCCGCCGACGGCGGTTACCTCGGCGTGCTCCGCACCGCCACCGCCGGTCTCGCGGCGCGGTTGCAGTTCGCGCTCGACGAGATCGAGGATCTGCGGATCGCTGTCGACGAGGCGTGCGCGATGCTGCTCGCCATCGCCACCCGCGACGCCGAGTTGGAGTGCCGATTCTCGGTCACCAACGACGCGCTGACCGTCGAGGTGACAGTGCCTACCGTGCGCGGGGCGACGCTGCCCGCCGAGTCGTCCTTCGCCTGGAAGGTGCTCACCGCGCTGACCACGTCGGCGTCCGCCACGGCCACCGACGGCCGGGCGACGATCTCGTTGCTCACCCGCCGCTCCGGCGGCTACTGA
- a CDS encoding aldo/keto reductase, with protein MRYRTLGGTGIEVSTHCLGTMMFGAVGNPDHDDCVRIVHAALDQGINVVDTADMYGRGESEQIVGKALRGRRDDVVLATKVHFPMGEGPNQGGNSRRWILKAVEGSLRRLGTDWIDLYQVHRPDPSTDIEETLSVLTDLVREGKIRAFGCSTFPAEEIVEAHQVSERRGLARLRTEQPPYSILARGVEASTLPVCQRYGMGVLVWSPLAFGFLSGKYRRDRPVDMSTGRAALRPAQFDPTIAENAAKLDIVEQLVDLAAGIGCTLPQLAIAFTVAHPAVTSAIIGPRTMAHLEDLLKGATLTLDDATLDRIDEIVPPGANRYDPNAAFPPRSLTDTARRRRPLADRAAA; from the coding sequence ATGCGCTATCGCACGCTCGGCGGCACCGGCATCGAGGTGAGCACCCACTGCCTCGGAACCATGATGTTCGGTGCCGTCGGAAACCCGGACCACGACGACTGCGTCCGCATCGTCCACGCGGCCCTGGACCAGGGCATCAACGTCGTCGACACGGCCGACATGTACGGCCGGGGTGAGTCCGAGCAGATCGTGGGCAAGGCGCTGCGGGGGCGCCGGGACGACGTCGTCCTCGCCACCAAGGTGCACTTTCCGATGGGCGAGGGCCCCAATCAGGGGGGCAACTCGCGGCGCTGGATCCTCAAGGCGGTCGAGGGGAGCCTGCGGCGTCTGGGCACCGACTGGATCGACCTCTACCAGGTCCACCGCCCCGACCCCTCGACCGACATCGAGGAGACGCTCTCGGTGCTCACCGACCTCGTCCGCGAGGGAAAGATCCGCGCCTTCGGCTGTTCGACGTTCCCCGCCGAGGAGATCGTCGAGGCGCACCAGGTGTCCGAGCGTCGCGGCCTCGCACGCCTACGCACCGAGCAGCCGCCGTACTCGATCCTGGCCCGCGGGGTCGAGGCGTCGACCCTGCCGGTCTGTCAGCGCTACGGCATGGGGGTGCTGGTCTGGAGCCCGCTCGCCTTCGGGTTCCTCAGCGGGAAGTACCGCAGGGACCGGCCGGTCGACATGTCGACCGGGCGGGCCGCGCTCCGGCCGGCGCAGTTCGATCCCACTATCGCCGAGAACGCCGCCAAGCTCGACATCGTCGAGCAGCTCGTCGATCTCGCGGCGGGCATCGGCTGCACGCTCCCGCAGCTCGCCATCGCCTTCACCGTGGCCCACCCGGCGGTCACCTCGGCGATCATCGGACCGCGGACCATGGCGCACCTGGAGGATTTGCTCAAGGGCGCCACGCTCACCCTGGACGACGCGACACTCGACCGGATCGACGAGATCGTGCCGCCCGGCGCCAACCGGTACGACCCCAACGCCGCCTTCCCGCCCCGTTCCCTGACCGACACCGCCCGGCGACGACGCCCGCTCGCCGACCGTGCCGCGGCCTGA
- a CDS encoding GNAT family N-acetyltransferase, giving the protein MTHPVTPTIRPVRPQDVPAVVAMVHELAAYERAPDECHLTTEQLTAALFPTAPGPGAASDGPSWSGRATAPALFGHVAVDERDQPIGFALWFLNFSTWAGVHGIYLEDLYVSPAARGTGAGRLLLATLADICVRRGYRRLEWWMIDWNPAAGFYASIGAEQMSEWVPYRLSGAALRGLAAQAEAAADTRPND; this is encoded by the coding sequence GTGACCCACCCGGTCACACCGACGATCCGGCCGGTACGTCCCCAGGACGTGCCGGCCGTCGTCGCCATGGTGCACGAGCTGGCGGCGTACGAACGCGCCCCCGACGAGTGCCACCTCACCACCGAGCAGCTCACCGCGGCGCTGTTCCCGACTGCTCCAGGTCCCGGCGCGGCGTCGGACGGGCCGAGCTGGAGTGGTCGGGCGACCGCCCCGGCGCTCTTCGGCCACGTCGCGGTCGACGAGCGCGATCAGCCGATCGGCTTCGCCCTGTGGTTTCTCAACTTCTCCACCTGGGCCGGCGTGCACGGCATCTACCTGGAGGACCTCTACGTCTCCCCGGCCGCCCGGGGCACCGGCGCGGGCCGGCTGCTGCTCGCCACGCTTGCCGACATCTGCGTACGACGGGGCTACCGACGGCTGGAGTGGTGGATGATCGACTGGAATCCCGCAGCAGGTTTCTACGCCTCCATCGGCGCCGAGCAGATGAGCGAGTGGGTCCCCTACCGGCTCAGCGGTGCCGCGTTGCGCGGCCTGGCCGCTCAGGCGGAGGCGGCCGCCGACACGCGCCCGAACGACTGA
- a CDS encoding sirohydrochlorin chelatase — translation MRAARLIPSSTTPTGPDAAGGAAPVVLVAHGSRDPRAAEATRALARAVSAVRPGLSVWASWLDHTEPGPTDVLRMLAHAGHRRAVVVPLLLTAAYHNRVDIPAAVAAATETGPPLAVRVTDVLGPADGTVAPALLAGLRRRLGEVDPGRFDALVLAAAGTRDARARGSVGRVADALGAEFGVPCRVSYASAAPPTTGVAVTRLRAAGARRVAVSAYFLAPGLFHDAVAESARAAGAVAVAAPLTDAPELAELVLRRVDDRGALAPTG, via the coding sequence GTGCGGGCTGCACGTCTGATCCCGTCATCGACGACCCCGACCGGCCCCGACGCGGCCGGCGGGGCGGCCCCGGTGGTGCTTGTCGCACACGGCAGCCGGGATCCACGAGCGGCCGAGGCCACCCGGGCGCTGGCCCGGGCGGTGTCGGCCGTCCGGCCCGGTCTGTCGGTGTGGGCGAGCTGGCTGGACCACACCGAGCCGGGCCCGACCGACGTGCTGCGCATGCTGGCCCACGCCGGGCATCGGCGCGCGGTGGTCGTGCCACTGCTGCTGACCGCCGCGTACCACAATCGGGTGGACATTCCGGCGGCCGTCGCCGCCGCGACGGAGACCGGCCCCCCACTTGCGGTACGGGTGACCGACGTGCTCGGCCCGGCGGACGGAACTGTGGCGCCGGCGTTGCTGGCGGGGCTGCGCCGTCGGCTCGGCGAGGTCGACCCGGGGCGCTTCGACGCGCTGGTGCTGGCCGCCGCGGGCACCCGGGACGCGCGGGCGCGCGGTTCGGTGGGCCGGGTGGCCGACGCGCTCGGCGCGGAGTTCGGGGTGCCCTGCCGGGTGTCGTACGCCTCGGCGGCCCCGCCGACGACAGGTGTTGCGGTCACCCGGCTGCGGGCGGCCGGCGCGCGACGGGTGGCGGTGTCCGCGTACTTCCTCGCGCCCGGCCTGTTCCACGACGCCGTGGCCGAGTCGGCTCGGGCTGCCGGCGCGGTGGCGGTGGCGGCCCCGTTGACTGATGCGCCCGAGTTGGCCGAGCTGGTGCTACGCCGGGTCGACGACCGGGGCGCGCTGGCGCCGACGGGCTGA
- a CDS encoding S24/S26 family peptidase: MEVKPVRADHPPEAPRLRGPLTPVSVTGPSMAPTLRHGDAVLVRSGGRPIRPGDVVVAVFRTRPELLVVKRAVRPQDGGWWLRGDNDLVTDDSRAYGVADVRARVVFRYWPRPGRVPRRPL, encoded by the coding sequence ATGGAGGTGAAACCAGTGCGCGCCGATCACCCGCCGGAGGCACCGCGTCTGCGCGGGCCGTTGACGCCCGTCTCGGTGACCGGTCCGTCCATGGCGCCGACGCTGCGACACGGCGACGCGGTGCTGGTCCGCTCGGGTGGACGCCCGATCCGACCCGGTGACGTGGTGGTAGCCGTCTTCCGGACGCGTCCCGAGCTGCTGGTCGTGAAGCGGGCGGTACGTCCGCAGGACGGCGGCTGGTGGCTGCGCGGCGACAACGATCTGGTCACCGACGACTCCCGGGCGTACGGGGTGGCCGACGTGCGCGCGAGGGTGGTGTTCCGCTACTGGCCCCGCCCCGGACGGGTGCCCCGTCGGCCGTTATGA
- a CDS encoding WhiB family transcriptional regulator produces MDWRHHSVCRDEDPELFFPIGTSGPALLQVEQAKAVCRRCSVTDQCLQWALESGQDAGVWGGMSEEERRAVKRRGGLRVLRAHSA; encoded by the coding sequence ATGGACTGGCGTCACCATAGTGTCTGCCGCGACGAGGACCCGGAGCTGTTCTTCCCGATCGGGACGTCCGGACCGGCTCTCCTGCAAGTCGAACAGGCAAAGGCCGTCTGCAGGCGCTGCTCCGTGACCGACCAGTGCCTGCAGTGGGCGCTCGAGTCCGGTCAGGACGCCGGCGTCTGGGGCGGGATGAGCGAGGAGGAGCGGCGCGCTGTGAAGCGGCGCGGCGGCCTCCGGGTGCTGCGCGCTCACTCCGCCTGA
- a CDS encoding alpha/beta hydrolase family protein produces the protein MSRRVTPALLASALLMAGLVGCSADARKNESWQAPAEPPPAATPTPQVPAGTAPKSAFGVGVRQLKLNRDGRALPVTVWYPAAGKTGGAAKRSATAATGRFPVVMFSHGLTGRPEDYATLLTRWAAAGFVVAAPTFPHTSRGSDGNILDVLNQPADVSYALTQVLALDGRAGDGLRGRLATDRVAAAGHSAGGVTTIGLFTASRDERLDAGVVFAGTAVGVGTAFAGATAPQLFVHGELDEVVDYAAGKAAYDKVPWPKALLSLPKGDHGRALLGDAATLRVVADTSVEFLRWSLYGDAEAKKRIETDATRGDIATFDNHL, from the coding sequence ATGTCGCGTCGCGTCACCCCCGCGCTGCTGGCCAGCGCCCTGCTCATGGCCGGACTGGTCGGCTGCTCCGCCGACGCCCGTAAGAACGAGAGCTGGCAGGCGCCCGCCGAGCCACCGCCCGCCGCCACGCCGACGCCGCAGGTGCCCGCCGGGACCGCACCGAAGAGCGCCTTCGGCGTCGGCGTACGCCAGCTCAAGCTGAACCGGGACGGCCGTGCGCTGCCGGTGACGGTCTGGTATCCGGCGGCCGGGAAGACCGGCGGCGCGGCGAAGCGGTCCGCGACGGCAGCGACGGGCCGGTTTCCCGTGGTCATGTTCAGCCACGGCCTCACCGGGCGGCCGGAGGACTACGCCACCCTGCTGACCCGCTGGGCGGCGGCGGGCTTCGTGGTGGCCGCGCCGACCTTCCCGCACACCTCCCGGGGCAGCGACGGCAACATCCTCGACGTGCTCAACCAGCCGGCCGACGTGTCGTACGCGCTGACCCAGGTGTTGGCGCTCGACGGCAGGGCCGGCGACGGGCTGCGCGGCCGGCTGGCCACCGACCGGGTCGCCGCGGCCGGGCACTCGGCCGGCGGGGTCACCACAATCGGCCTCTTCACCGCCAGCCGGGACGAGCGGCTGGACGCCGGGGTGGTGTTCGCGGGCACGGCCGTCGGCGTGGGTACGGCGTTCGCGGGCGCGACCGCGCCGCAACTGTTCGTGCACGGCGAGCTGGACGAGGTGGTCGACTACGCGGCGGGCAAGGCGGCGTACGACAAGGTGCCCTGGCCGAAGGCGCTGCTCAGCCTGCCGAAGGGCGACCACGGGCGGGCGTTGCTCGGCGACGCGGCGACGCTGCGGGTCGTCGCGGACACGTCAGTCGAGTTCCTGCGCTGGTCGCTGTACGGCGACGCGGAGGCGAAGAAGCGCATCGAAACCGATGCGACACGCGGCGACATCGCCACCTTCGACAACCACCTCTGA
- a CDS encoding NAD(P)-dependent malic enzyme gives MSSSTVDPADPVFQLHLGGKMAVASTVPLTSREDLSLAYTPGVARVCEAIAADPALADDYTWASHAVAVVTDGSAVLGLGNIGPRAALPVMEGKAVLFKQFAGVDAVPVCLDTQDVDEIVAVVRALAPSFGGINLEDISAPRCFEVERRLDEALDIPVFHDDQHGTAIVVLAALRNAATLLDRKLGDLRVAVSGAGAAGVAVTKMLIAGGVDPDQVVVCDSKGIIGRHRAELTGTKAELAASTNADGRQGDITEALRDADVLIGVSGGQIPEAAVARMAPGGIVFALANPTPEVHPEVAARHVAVVATGRSDYPNQINNVLAFPGVFRGALDARATRITEGMKVAAADAIAGVVAESLTADAIVPSPLDPRVAPAVAEAVAEAARRDGVARR, from the coding sequence ATGTCTTCGTCCACCGTGGACCCCGCTGATCCCGTCTTCCAACTGCACCTGGGCGGCAAGATGGCCGTCGCCTCGACGGTCCCGCTCACCAGTCGCGAGGACCTCTCCCTCGCGTACACCCCTGGTGTCGCCCGGGTGTGTGAGGCCATTGCCGCCGACCCCGCCCTGGCCGACGACTACACGTGGGCGTCGCACGCCGTCGCCGTGGTCACCGACGGGTCGGCGGTGCTCGGGCTCGGCAACATCGGCCCGCGCGCCGCGCTGCCGGTGATGGAGGGCAAGGCGGTGCTGTTCAAGCAGTTCGCGGGGGTGGACGCGGTGCCGGTCTGCCTGGACACCCAGGACGTGGACGAGATCGTCGCGGTGGTGCGGGCGCTGGCCCCGTCGTTCGGCGGGATCAATCTGGAGGACATCAGCGCGCCGCGCTGCTTCGAGGTGGAGCGGCGACTCGACGAGGCGCTGGACATCCCGGTCTTCCACGACGACCAGCACGGCACGGCAATCGTGGTGCTCGCCGCGCTGCGCAATGCCGCCACCCTGCTCGATCGCAAGCTCGGTGACCTGCGGGTGGCGGTGAGCGGCGCGGGCGCGGCCGGCGTGGCGGTGACGAAGATGCTCATCGCCGGTGGGGTCGACCCCGACCAGGTGGTCGTGTGCGACTCCAAGGGGATCATCGGCCGGCACCGCGCTGAGCTGACCGGCACCAAGGCCGAGCTGGCCGCGAGCACCAACGCCGACGGCCGTCAGGGCGACATCACCGAGGCGCTGCGCGACGCGGACGTGCTGATCGGGGTCTCCGGCGGGCAGATCCCCGAGGCGGCCGTCGCTCGGATGGCACCGGGCGGCATCGTGTTCGCGCTGGCCAACCCGACCCCGGAGGTGCACCCCGAGGTGGCCGCCCGGCACGTCGCGGTGGTCGCCACCGGGCGCAGCGACTATCCCAACCAGATCAACAACGTGCTGGCCTTCCCCGGCGTGTTCCGCGGCGCGTTGGACGCGCGGGCCACCCGGATCACCGAGGGGATGAAGGTCGCCGCCGCCGACGCCATCGCCGGCGTGGTGGCCGAGTCGCTGACCGCCGACGCGATCGTCCCGTCGCCGCTCGATCCGCGCGTCGCCCCGGCCGTCGCCGAGGCCGTCGCCGAAGCGGCCCGCCGCGACGGGGTCGCCCGCCGCTGA